A region of the Streptomyces sp. NBC_00442 genome:
CCACTGCTCCCCGGCGTTGTCGCTGCGGTAGACGCCCCAGTGGTTCTGCAGATAGAGGCGGTCCGGGTCCACCGGGTCCTGGGCGACCTTGTGCACGCACTGCCCGAACTCCGGGTCGGGGTCGGGCAGAAAGACCGCCGAGACGCCCTTGTTGGCGGGGGCCCAGCTCGCCCCGCCGTCCCGTGTGCGGAACACCCCCGCCGTGGACACGGCGACCGTGAGGGCGCGGCTGTCGCGCGGGTCGGTGACGATGGTGTGCAGCCCCTCGCCTCCGCCGCCGGGGACCCAGCGGGAGCGCGTGGGATGCTCCCACAGCGGCCGTACGAGCTCGAAGCTCTCGCCGCCGTCCTCGGAGCGGAACAGCGCGGCCGGCTCCGTCCCCGCGTACACGACGCCCGGTGCCTCGGGCCCGGCCGGGCGCAGCTGCCACACGCGCTCCAGGGAGGCCCCGGTGAACTGGGGGAACTTCACGGCCGGTTGCTTCGGCTCGGTCCAGCTGCGGCCCAGGTCGTCGGAGTGGAACACCGACGGCCCCCAGTGCGCGCTGTCTCCGCCGGCCAGGATCCGGGGGGTGGCGGCCCGCCGGGTGTCGATGGCGACGGAGTACACCGCCTGGGCGTTGAAGTGGGGGCCGTCGAACGTCCACGTCCCGTCGCGCCTGCGGCCCAGAAAGAGCCCCTTGCGC
Encoded here:
- a CDS encoding WD40/YVTN/BNR-like repeat-containing protein, yielding MTEVLLTVGTRKGLFLGRRRDGTWTFDGPHFNAQAVYSVAIDTRRAATPRILAGGDSAHWGPSVFHSDDLGRSWTEPKQPAVKFPQFTGASLERVWQLRPAGPEAPGVVYAGTEPAALFRSEDGGESFELVRPLWEHPTRSRWVPGGGGEGLHTIVTDPRDSRALTVAVSTAGVFRTRDGGASWAPANKGVSAVFLPDPDPEFGQCVHKVAQDPVDPDRLYLQNHWGVYRSDNAGEQWTDIGAGLPSTFGFAAAAHPRRSGTAYVFPITADSDRVPADNKCRVFRTEDAGRNWEPLSAGLPQEAHYGTVLRDALCTDDAEPAGVYFGNRNGEVYASADDGDSWQLLASHLPDVLCVRAAVLG